The following is a genomic window from Hymenobacter chitinivorans DSM 11115.
CGCGGGCACTGTCGCAGCCGGTGGCGGCCGTGGCTAGCACAGCCGCCGTCAGCAGCAGGCGGGAAGAGGTAGGCATACAAAAACGAAATAGGGGATATGGCTGCCTATACGGCAAGCCGGGCCGTGAAGATAGGCCCGGGCCCCGCTTATTCCACTACTTTCACGCCCTTCCAGAAAGCCACCCGGTTCTTGATTTGCCGGGCAGCATCCTTGGGCTCGGGATAGTACCAGGCCGCGTCCTTGTTGAGCTCCCCGTTTACGCGCAGGGAGTAGTAGCTGGCCCGGCCCTTCCAGGGGCAGCTGGTTTGGGCAATGCTGTCCTCAAAATACTCCCGCTTAATGGCGTCGGCGGGGAAATAATGGTTATTTTCGACTACCACGGTGTCGTTGCTTTCGGCAATGACGGTATCGTTCCAAATGGCTTTCATGGTGGTGTGGTTGGAGTGATGTAGAAATCAAGAAGCTGGTAGCCTGCATCTGGTGTCCGGTTGGGGCGGGACCTTAGTACGCCGGCACGAGTCGTAACAACGATTATCGTGCGGCGGCTCTCAGGTCCTTGGCACTGCTTAGGACGACAGACGGGGCTAAAACCTCGGTACTGAACATTGCCGCCCGCCGCTTTGTTATCAAACCTCAACTCCCAGAATTATGTCCGCAGGTTTTCGTTTCCGGGATTTCGTGCCCGAAGAGTCGTCCGAGAAAGGCTTCGAGACACTGTTTAAGCTATTCATGCAACTGGTGACCATCACGTCGGGCGACGTGGCCGAGGCCTTGTCGTGGCTCAATGAGCTCGACAAGCAGTACGGCCTG
Proteins encoded in this region:
- a CDS encoding DUF427 domain-containing protein; protein product: MKAIWNDTVIAESNDTVVVENNHYFPADAIKREYFEDSIAQTSCPWKGRASYYSLRVNGELNKDAAWYYPEPKDAARQIKNRVAFWKGVKVVE